The Candidatus Zixiibacteriota bacterium genomic interval CGTACGCCGACGACGCGATGCCGACCCGGAGTCCCTCGGCAAGCAACGAACGGGCGATAAATCCGGTCATGGGAGTCTTTCCCGAGCCTCCCACGGTGATATTGCCCACCGATATAACAGGGACCGGAAGTTCTTCGAGGGCCGGGGCGATGCGACGGCTGATGGCGAAGGCTAAGCGGTAAAACAGCGATGCCACCCAGAAAACAAATCCGGGCAGTACCAGCCAGGTCACCCCTTTGCGGTCAACCACGCGCCGCCAGAACCGTTCAAGCATGAACACCCGCTCCCTTCACTAACGCCGCAATATAATGCACGGCGGCGATAGTCGCACTCGCTTCCAGGTCGCTCTCCGTTTTTCGCGCGAATTCCAATTGGCCCGCCAGATACTGATCGAGAACGCGCCCCAGCTCATCGGCATCGGTGACCTGACGGCCAAAATTATGCCGAGTAATATACGCCGCGGCCTCGGTGACGTTGTCTATCGATGGTCCGTACAGTACCGGCGTACCTGCCCACACCGGTTCCAGCAGATTGTGGCCGCCCAGCTCAACCAGGGTCCCCCCGACGAAAGCGATGTCCGCCGCGGTGTACAACTCCGTCAGCACACCCATGCGATCGAGCAAAACCACCTCTTCACCGTCGCTATGCTCTTCGGAACCGTACATTCTGACCTTCATCCCCGCCGCGCTCACCGTCTGAGCCGCCTCGGCCAGCCGGTCGAGATGTCTCGGCGCCAACAGTAGCCGGATATGCGGGTGCGTGCGGCGCAGCACATCGAACATTCGTACCAGCAGCGCTTCCTCGCCCGGTCGGGTCGACCCGGCAACCAGCAGCGACTGATCGTCACCCACACCCAGTCGGTGGCGCAATTCGCGGCGACGACCTTCGGACCGCTGCATCAAAGGCGCATCAAATTTCATGTCACCGGTTATTACGGCCTTGTCCGGACTCACTCCGAAGTACGCGAATCGCTGCAGGTCGTCCTCGGATTTCAGAAAGAACCGGTCGTATCGGGACAGTAGTTCCGAGAACAATCGTCTCACGATTTTGTAGCGACCGAACGCCCGCGTTGACATCCGCCCGTTCACCAGGACGATCGGGATATGCCGCTGCGCGGCCGAGGTAATGAGGTTCGGCCAGATCTCGGTCTCTGCGATCACCAACGCCCGCGGGCGGAGTCGCGTGAACAGCGCTGTGACGTACCGGTTAACGTCAATCGGAAAATAGGAAACGGTCGCATCGGACGAAACAGCCTCGCATGCCGCCCCGTAACCTGCCGGCGTCATGACCGTCACATGTATACGTACGGACGGTTCGATTCGTCGCAAATGTCCGATGAGTATCGCGGCCATACGCGCCTCACCGACCGATGCAGCATGGATCCACAGATCAACCGGTCCGTCGGGCTGGTCCATCAGAAGCCGCCCGCGCCATACCGGATCGCCGCGCCGCGCTTTCGCACGCAGAACCGGCGATGCCAGCAGGTACGCCGCAGCGCTGACCAATCGGTATACACCGATCATAGGTAGGACCCCACTGCCGCGGCGGC includes:
- a CDS encoding glycosyltransferase N-terminal domain-containing protein, which codes for MIGVYRLVSAAAYLLASPVLRAKARRGDPVWRGRLLMDQPDGPVDLWIHAASVGEARMAAILIGHLRRIEPSVRIHVTVMTPAGYGAACEAVSSDATVSYFPIDVNRYVTALFTRLRPRALVIAETEIWPNLITSAAQRHIPIVLVNGRMSTRAFGRYKIVRRLFSELLSRYDRFFLKSEDDLQRFAYFGVSPDKAVITGDMKFDAPLMQRSEGRRRELRHRLGVGDDQSLLVAGSTRPGEEALLVRMFDVLRRTHPHIRLLLAPRHLDRLAEAAQTVSAAGMKVRMYGSEEHSDGEEVVLLDRMGVLTELYTAADIAFVGGTLVELGGHNLLEPVWAGTPVLYGPSIDNVTEAAAYITRHNFGRQVTDADELGRVLDQYLAGQLEFARKTESDLEASATIAAVHYIAALVKGAGVHA